Within the Pseudomonas guangdongensis genome, the region GCTGTGCCCCGGGTGCTGCTGGGCCAGCAGGCCGGCCTCGCGGGCCTCCTGCAGCTTCATGTTCTCGCGGATGGCGACGTATTCCATCTCGGGCGTGATGATGCCCTTGCGCGCGTAGTGCATCTGGGTGACGTTGGCGCCGGCCTTGGCGCGGCGCGGGTTGCGCACGTGGGCGAAGCGCATCTGGGTCAGTTCGGCGTCGTTGAGGCGACGGTTGCCGAACTCGGAGGTCAGCCCCGGCAGCTTCTCGGTATCGCCACGCTCGTCGATCCAGGCGCTGCGCACGTCGGCCAGGCCCTTGCGCACGTCGATGCTCACGTTCGGGTCGGTGTACGGGCCGGAAGTGTCGTAGACCAGCACCGGCGCGTTCTTCTCGCCGCCGAAGTCGGTCGGGGTGTCGGCCAGGGAAATCTCGCGCATCGGCACGCGGATGTCCGGGCGCGAACCCTGGACGTAGACCTTGCGCGAATTGGGCAGCGGCTGGACGGACTGCTGGTCGACCTGGGCGGACTCGCTCAGGTTCTTGTGTTCGGTCGCACTCATCGACGGGACTCTCCACGGCACAGGCGGGTGATGTCGGAGCGAACCTGAGACAGGAGAACCCTCGCCGCACGGCGAGGACATCTTGTTCCCTACGCGGGTGCTAACCCGATCAGGTTCAACGGGATTCGGAACTGTCCGATCTCAGCCTGCGACTCCAGGCACCCCGACAAGAAAACTCGAGCAGTTTAATCGGCTACGCCACGGGCGGCCAGCCCTGCGGGCCGCAAGGTACAGGCGTTGGCCATACGCGGCGCCTGTCGCGCTCGCGCGCCGCGCCGGATCGGCCTGCCAGCGGCGCTCCAGCGCGCGGTTGACCCCCGCTGCCGCCGCCACTTAGCCTTGCGCGTCATCTCTTTGCAGGACACCCGCATGCTGCGCCGCCTCACTCTGGCATTCGCCATTGCCGCCACCCTGCCGGCCTGGGCCACCGACGCCGCGCCCGGCGCGGTCAGCAATCTGCTGGATGTCTACCGCGACGCCGTGGCGCACGACGCCGAGCTGGCCGCCGCGCAGGCCGACTATCTGGCCCGCCGCGAAGCGTTGCCCCAGGCGCGCGCCGCGCTGCTGCCCAACCTGTCCGCCGGCGCCCGCCTGAGCGACAGCCACAGCCGGATCGACAGCCCCGCCGCCAGCCGCTCGCGCAGCGCCCTCGTCTACCAGGCCAGCCTCAGTCAGCCGCTGTTCCGTGCCGAGCGCTGGTTCGCCCTGCAGGCCGCTGCCGCGCTCGGCGAGCAGGCCGCGCTGGAATTCTCCGCCGCCCAGCAGGCGCTGATCCTGCGCAGCGCCGAGGCCTACTTCGCCGTGCTGCGCAGCCAGGACAACCTGGCCGCCAGTCGCGCCGAGGAAGCCGCCCTGCAGCGCCAGCTGGAGCAGGCGCGCGAGCGCTTCGCGGTGGGCCTGGCGGACAATACCGACCGGCTCGACGCCCAGGCCGCCTTCGACGGCGCCCAGGCCGACCGGCTGGGCACCGAGCGCCAGCTCGCCGACGCCCTGCAGGCGCTGTACAGCCTGACCGAGCGCGACCACGCACACCTGGCCGGCATCCGCCACGACCTGCCGATCCTCGCCCCCAGCCCCGCCGACGCGCAGAGCTGGGTCGACACCGCCGTGCGCCAGAACCTCGACCTGCAGGCCAGCCAGTTCGCCGTCGGCGCGGCGGAGGAACAACTGCGCCAGCGCAAGGCCGGGCACGCCCCGACGCTGGACGCGGTGGCCGACTACCAGCGCGGCGACAACGACGGCATCGGCTTCGTCAACAGCGGACAGAGCGGCCTGCCGCGCTACAGTGGCCCGGCGGAGCAGAGTTCCATCGGCCTGCAGCTGAACATCCCGCTGTACAGCGGCGGCCTCACCCAGGCCCAGGTCCGCGAGGGCCAGCAACGCCTGCTGCAGCGCGAACACCAGCGCGAGCGCCTGCGCCGCCAGGTGGTGCAGGACACCCGCAACCTGCACCGCGCCATCCACACCGACGTGGCGCAGATCGCCGCGCGCCGCCAGGGCATCCTCTCCAGCCGTAGCGCCCTGGAAGCCACCGAGCTGGGCTACCAGTTGGGCAGCCGCAACGCCGTCGACGTGATCAACGCCCAGCGCCAGCTCTACGCCCGCGTGCGCGACTACAACAACGCCCGCTACGACTACATCCTCGACACCCTGCGCCTGAAGCGGACCGCCGGCACCCTCAGCCCGGCCGACCTGCAGGCGCTGACCGGCTTCCTCGACAGCGGCTACGACCCGCAGCGCGACTTCCTGCCTGCCGACCTTGCCTCAGGCCCGGACACCGCACGCCAATAACGACGAAGCCCGGAATGCCTGTGGCATTCCGGGCTTCGAGCACATATCCATGGCAGACGCCGGGGCAGCTACCAGCGCTGTACTCCGCCTCCCAGAAGCGCCTGCACGTTGGCATTCAGCGGCAGACGGAGGTCGGTGGCACCGAGCACGAAGGAATCGCTGGTGCGCACCAAGCGTACGCTGATATAGACCTGCGACTGCCCCACTGCATAGGTACCGATCAGGATCGAGCGCGCCGCATGGGCAGCGCTCAGACGCTGCACCTCACGGGAGAGAATCAGTTCGCCGACATTTTCCTCGATGAACAGACTGTCGCGCATCTTCACCTCGCGCACCAACATGCCTTCGCGGGCCAGGGCCGAGGCGAACAGCTCGGACGTCAGACGGCCCAGGGTCGATGACTCGGTGAGACTGTCGATATTGACGAAGGATGCGGCTATCACCGGACTCTGCTTGAGCAGTTCGGAATTGCTGCGCAGCATCCTCGCTGCGGACTTGTCGATCAGGGCAGACAGCTCGACATCCGGCGAACTCTTGCGCGGCAGATACTGGGAATAACCGGCGCACGCACTCAGCGATAAAACCAGCACCAGACAGGACAACAGACGAAAACAACGCGACACGTTCGACTCCTCGAAGGACAGTTACCAGCGGTCGGTGACCGGAATCATCGGTAGCAGCGGCGCGGACTGGCCAAGCGGCGCGCGAGGCGCCTCATAGTACCGGCGCTCGCCGGCATCGATGTAATACAGGCTTGACGAGGAGTAGATCACCCGCTGGTTCTCCACCACCTGCAGGGTCACGATCAGTTCGTCATCGCCTTGCATGCCCAGGGAGTCGGCCAGCCGTGGCAGAAAACCACCTGCCTGCCGCGCGAACACCTCGCTCGCAACACGCACTTCGACAGCATGCTCGGGAGTCGTCGAGATCCGTGCACCACGACCGACCAGCTCGCTAGTCAGCAAGTCGCGAAAGCCTCGCTGGAAGATCGCCGCGCTCCCGCTGCGGGAAGCCTCAAGCAGATACAGCGGCAGTACACGCAGACGCTCGTTCTCCAACATCCGCTCGGCCTCCCGACGCGCCAGCGCCTCCCACTGACTGACCGCCTGCATGCGCGGCTGCGCGACCATAGCGGCAACGGAGCCCTGCGGCTCCTGGCTGTCATGAACGGCAGCGCAACCACCCAACCACAGGCTGGAGGCGCACAAGGCAAGCGCAAGGCAGTGTGAAAGACTGGGCACGACGGGCTCCTGTGTCTGCAAGGCGTGCGGCGATTATAGGCCCGAGGCCGACGGGGAAAAGCGCGATTAGCGGGATATTCGCAGCCGTTGCACGAGTCAAAGCCATAGCGCACAGAACTACAGCGGCTCACGCCGATATCGTGTACATGGAACGTGAGGTGTGGGAAAGCTTAGAAACAGGTACTGAATGTGCCGAACGGCAAGGACCTGAAGAAGATGGAGCCCATGGGCGGACTTGAACCGCCGACCTCTCCCTTACCAAGGGAGTGCTCTACCGCTGAGCTACATGGGCATCGCGCTGTGCGAGGGCGCGAACTCTAGCAAAAGGCTATGGCGAAAGAAAGAGGCGGGCTACCAAGCAAACCATTCGGGGGCTCACTCTCACTGTAGAACTCTACACGCGTGCCAAGCGGCACTCCGCAACGACAAACTCGTCAGCCCAGCCGTCTAGCGCCGCTCCCTAGCAGCGACAGTACTCAGCCGCTGGCGGTGGATCCAGTCGACGATCTCGCCCTCCGGCTTGTAGCCGTCGACGGTAGCGCGGAGGATCTGCCGGACCCTCTGGAAATCGTCGCAGCGCACCGCGGTCACCAGCTCGACAAGCACTTCGCGGAATGCGCTCCACGGCAGATGGGCCTCGTTGGCACGCATGATCATCGGGTGATCCGTGGGGGTCACGTTATCGCCGATCAGCAGCTCCTCGTAGAGCTTTTCGCCCGGACGCAAGCCACTGAACTCGATGGCGATATCTCCGCGCGGATTCTGCTCGCTGCGCACCGACAGGCCGGAAAGGTGGATCATCTTCTCCGCCAGCTCGGCGATGCGCACGGGCTCGCCCATGTCCAGAACGAACACATCGCCGCCCTGCCCCATCGAGCCGGCCTGGATCACCAGCTGCGCCGCCTCGGGGATGGTCATGAAGTAGCGGGTGATCTTCGGGTGGGTCACGGTCACCGGCCCCCCGCGCTTGATCTGCTCGCGGAACAGCGGAATCACCGACCCCGACGAGCCCAGCACGTTGCCAAACCGCACCATGGTGAAGCGGGTCTTGTTGACATGGCGCACACCACTGTCATCGCCGTAGAGCAACGGCGCCGGCTCAGCACTGAGCGCTTGCAGGACCATCTCGGCAAGACGCTTGGTGCTGCCCATCACATTGGTCGGGCGAACCGCCTTGTCGGTGGAGATCAGCACGAAGTGCTCCACTCCGGCCTGGATAGCCGCCTGTGCGGTGTTCAGGGTGCCCAGCACGTTGTTGTGCACGCCCTCGGCGATGTTGTGCTCGACCATCGGCACATGCTTGTAGGCCGCCGCATGGTAGACGGTGTTCACCCGCCAGGTACGCAGCACATCGAGCAGCCGGCCGTGGTTGCGGATCGAGCCGAGGATCGGCACCAGCTGCAGGTTCAGCGCCTCGCGGCACACCTGCTGTTCCAGCTCCTGATGGATGCTGTACAGGTTGAACTCGCTGTGTTCGAAGAGGATCAGGGTGGTCGGCCCCTGGGTGACGATCTGCCGGCACAGCTCGGAACCGATCGAGCCCCCCGCCCCGGTGACCATCACCACCTGGCCGCGGATGCAGCGCTCGAACAGCTCCGCGCGCGGCGCCACCGCATCACGGCCAAGCAAGTCGGCGATGTCCACCTCCTGGATATCTTCGACCTTGACCCGACCACTGGCCAGGTCCATGAACCCCGGCACGCTACGCACATGCAGCGGGAAGGGTTCCAGCGTGGCGAGGATCTCGCGACGGCGCCCGCGGGTTGCCGAGGGAATCGCCAGCAACACCTCGCTCGCGCCGGTCTCGTCGATCATCTGCTGGATATGCTTGGGCTTGTAGACCTTGATACCGGCAATGGCCCGATTGGCAATGCTGTCGTCGTCGTCGATGAACGCCACCGGGCGCATAGACTTGCCCATGCGCAGCGCCGCCACCAACTGGTTGCCCGCCGCCCCGGCGCCATAGATGGCTACCCGCGGCAAACCGTCGTCGCGACCGACAAAGGGAATCCCCAGCCCCGCCGCGTACCAGTCGCCCATGAAGTACTGGCGTATCAGCAGACGCAGGCCGCCCACCAACACCAGACTCAGCCACCAGTAGTTGAACACCAGCGAACGCGGCACCAGCGCCGGTGCATCGCGATACCAGTAGACCACCAGCGCCATAAGCAACGCAGAAAGGGAAACCGCCTTGACGATGGCCAGCAGTGCATCGTTGCCGAGGTAGCGCATCACCGCCCGATACATGCCGAGCCGGATGAACAACGGGATAGCCAGCAAGGGGGCCAGAATGAACAGCCACAGATGCCCGCCCAGAGGGTCGACCAGATCATCCGTCCCCAGGCGCACGACAAAGGCCAACCAGAGGGCCAACCAGACCAGCAGCACATCCACCACCACCTGCAACAGGCGCTTGTGGCGGCGCTTCAGGCCCAAGAGTCTTTCACGGAACATAAGCACTCCAATCCCATCCTGGCCCGGCGCAGCTTGTCACCGGGAGGCGCACGCCTCAGTCCTTTTTCACCACCCGGTCACCCGCACCCTTGCCGGCCACGGTCATGAAGATGTACTTGAAGTAATCGCCCACCGTCAGGCTCTGGATCATCCTCTGGTCGGTCTCAGCCAGCAGTGCCGGGGTGGACATGTCGATCTCGCTGACCTGGGCCAGACCGGTGATCCCCGGGCGCACGGCATACACACCACGCCTGGCGCGCTCTGCGGTCAACTCCTGCTGATTGAACAGGCCGGGACGCGGCCCGACCAGGCTCATCTCGCCCTTGAGCACGTTCCACAACTGCGGCAGCTCATCCAGCTTGGTCTTGCGCAGGAAATGGCCGAAACGAGTAATGGAAGAGCTGCTGGCCAGATGGGTGGCCACGGAAGCGGTATCCACCTTCATGGTACGGAACTTGACCAAGGTGAAGGGCTTCTGCTCCCGACCGACGCGCACCTGGCAAAAGATCGGCGAACCGGTATCGAACAGACCAATCACGGTAAGCAGCAACAATACAGGGGCGCCAAACACCAGTCCCAGCAGCGAAAAAACAATATCGAACAGACGAATCACCGAACCACCCCCGAAAAAAACCGCTCAATCCAGCGGCAAAAAACAACGCCGCAAGCCCTCTTCCACCGTATAGGGCGGCTTCCAGTCCAGCAGCTCGCAGGTCTGGGAAATATCCACCTGCAACGAGCCCAGCAAGCGCTGCGCCATCGCCTTCCTGCCCAGCAAACCTGCTCCCAGCTGCAGCATGGCCGCCGGCACGGGAATCAGCCGCGCCGACTTACCCATGGCCCTGCCCACCGCTCGCAGCAGCTCGGTGGTGGACAGATCGTCACCATCACCGGCCAGCAATACCCGATTGGCCGCCGCTGGGTGATCGATGCAGTGGATGATCAGATCGACCAGGTTGTCGATGCCGACCAGAGAGCGTTTGTTGTGGATGGCACCGAGGGGGAGCGGCAACCCGTTCTCGACCAGCTTGATCATGCTGGCGAAATTGCCCTTGACGCCGGGGCCGTATACCAGCGGCGGGCGGATGATCACCACTTCCATGCTAGTCTCGTCGGCCAACTGCAGCAAACCCTGCTCAGCTTCCAGCTTGGACAGCCCATAGGGGTCTTCCGGAGCTGGTATATCAGAAACCCGGAAAGGTTTTCCAAGCGCAGTCGACTCACCATTGACCTTGATCGAGCTGATGAAGATGAAGCGCTTGGCCCCGGCAGTCGCAGCCTGACGGGCCAGACTCAGGGTGCCTTCTACGTTGACACGTCGGTACTCGGCCAGAGGGTCTGCCACTTCGTCCTTCATGATGTGGGCGCGAGCGGCGGCGTGGATGACCACCTGCTGCCCAGCCACAGCCGAAGCCCAGTCAGTATCTGTGGAAATCTCCCCGACAACGTGCGCTACCAGCTCTGTCGGCGCTCCCTGCGAACGTAGAGCGACAGCTAGGCTGACGCCTTTCTGCAGATTGAGCTGCCTAACGAGCGAGCGCCCCAGAAACCCGGTAGACCCGGTCAGTAAGATATTCATGCGAGGGATCAGCTCTTACGCCAGACAGTTCGATTGATATAGTCGGTGTAGCTCAGTACCACTCGAACAACCTGCAGCGATACCGGACCGCCTTCGTAGTCCGGCACCAAAGGAATCACGCGTCGACCTCCTTGATGCTGGCTAGTAATAACCTTGACTGCTTCCAGCACCGAGTCTTTCTTCAGCCCACTCATGATCAGCGTGCCTTCGTCCATGCCTTCCGGGCGCTCATGGGCATTGCGCAGGGTCACTGCCGGCAAGTTGAGCAGTGAAGCTTCCTCGGTGATGGTTCCACTATCTGAGAGCACGCAGAAAGCGTTCATCTGCAGCTTGATGTAGTCGAGCAGGCCGAACGGCTTGGAGAAGCGGATCAGTGGATGCTCCAGCGACTCGCCCAGCGCCTCCAGGCGCTTGCGGGTGCGCGGATGGGTCGAGACGATCAGCGGGAAGCCGTACTCGTCGGCCAGCGCACGCAAGGTGGCGAGCAGGTCGCGCAGGTTATCCGGGGTGTCGACGTTCTCTTCGCGGTGGGTGCTGACGATGAAGAACCTGCCCGCCTCCAGCCCCTCGCGGGCCAGCACGTCGGAGGCCTCGATCTTCGGCCGGTAGTAGTCGAGCACCTCGTGCATGTGCGAGCCGGTCTTGATGATGGTCTCGGGGCGGATGCCCTCGGCGATCAGGTAGCGGCGGGCATGCTCGGTGAGCACCATATTGATGTCGGAGAGGTGATCGAGCACCTTGCGGTTGAGCTCCTCCGGCACGCGCTGGTCGAAGCAGCGGTTGCCCGCCTCCATGTGGAACACCGGAATCTTGCGGCGCTTGGCGGCGATCACCGCCAGGCAGGTGTTGGTGTCACCGTAGAGCAGCAGCGCATCGGGCTTTTCCAGCTCGAACACCGCATCGGCCTTGGCGATCACCTCGGCGATGGTCTGCGCGGCGGTGTCGCCGGCGGCACCGAGAAAATGGTCCGGCTTGCGGATCTCCAGGTCGTCGAAGAACACCTGGTTCAGCTCGTAGTCATAGTTCTGCCCCGAGTGCACCAGTACGTGGTTGACCTGGCGGTCCAGCTCGGCAATTACCCGGCTCATCTTGATCAGCTCCGGACGGGTGCCGACCAGGGTCATGACCTTAAGCATTGAGCTGCTCCTTGATGTAGTCGAGTTTGAGCAGCAGCTGCTTGATGCCCGCCACGTCCAGGCGCTCGGTATTGTGCGAGGTGTAATCGTCCAGCTCGGAGATCTTCTCCTCGCCCTCGACGAAGTACTTCTTGTAGTTCAGGTCGCGGTTGTCGGCCGGGATGCGGTAGTAGCGGCCCATGTCCTCGGCCTTGGCCATTTCCTCGCGCGAGACCAGCGATTCATAGAGCTTCTCACCGTGGCGGGTGCCGATCACCCGCACCGGGTTATCGTGGCCGAACAGCTCCTTGAGCGCCTGGGCCAGCTCGCCGACGGTTGAGGCCGGCGCCTTCTGCACGAACAGGTCGCCCTGCTGGCCGTGCTCGAAGGCATGCAGCACCAGGTCGACCGAGTCCTCCAGCGACATCAGGAAACGCGTCATCTGCGGATCGGTGACGGTCAGCGGCTCGCCGGCCCGTAGCTGGTCGATGAACAGCGGGATCACCGAACCGCGCGAGGCCATCACGTTGCCGTAGCGCGTAGCGCAGACCACGGTGCCGCCCTCGGGAATCATCCGCGACTTGGCCACCATCAGCTTCTCGGCCATGGCCTTGGAGATGCCCATGGCGTTGATCGGGTACACCGCCTTGTCGGTGGACAGCACCACCACCCGCTTCACGCCGCTGGCGATGGCCGCATTGAGCACGTTCTCAGTGCCGTTGACGTTGGTGCGCACCGCCTCCATCGGGTAGAACTCGCAGGACGGCACCTGCTTGAGCGCCGCGGCATGGAAGATGTAGTCGACGCTGACCATGGCCTGCTTGAGACTGTCGTAGTCGCGCACGTCGCCGATGTAGAACTTGACCTTGTCGTTGGCCAGGGCGATGCGCATATCTTCCTGCTTCTTCTCGTCACGGGAGAAAATGCGGATCTCGCGCACGTCGGTATCGAGGAAACGCCTGAGCACCGTGTGACCGAAGGAGCCGGTGCCCCCGGTGATCATCAATACCTTGTTGTCGAACATAGAACCTTCCTGAACGTGAACACGGCCCGAGGGCTGAATGTACCTGCCCTCTCCCTTTCGGGAAAGGACCGCAAAGAGCATGAAAACGCCGGCAATCGGCCGGGCTGCGAAACTAACCGCGCTGCTGGTGCATACGACGCACCAGCTCGACCCAGTCCGGCGCCACATAGCCGGTGGCCGCGCGGAAGCGCGAACCATCCAGCGAGCGGTCGATTACCAGCGCGTCATCCGGACGAATCTCGATTGACTTGCCGTACTGCGCAGCCACCAGGCTGAGCAGCCGGAACTTGTCGATCGGCTCGGCGGCGACATGATACAGGCCATTGAGCTGCGGGTGCGCAAGCACGAAGTCCTTCATCACCCGCGCCAGCTCCACCGTCGGCAGGCCGGAGAAGATCGCCTTAGTGAACCCCCTGACGCTGCCCTGCTGCGCCAGGAACCAGTCCACCAGCGCGTTGCTCGAACCTAGCTCGTGGCCGATGATCGAGGTACGCAGGGTAATAGCATGCGGCAGCTCATGCAGCTCGCCGATGTACTTGGACTTGCCATAGAGATCTTCCGCGTCCGATGGATCGCTCTCCAGATACATACCCTTGCGCCCGGAAAACACGCAGTCGGTGCTGACATGGATCAGCCGCGCGCCACCCAACTCGCACAGCCGCGCCAGCCGGTGCGGCAACATGGCATTGATAGGCAGCGCGGTGAGCGGGTCCTTGGCATCGGCCAGCTGCTTGATCAGCCCGACACAGTTGATGACAACGTCCGGGCGTACTTTGCCCAAGACCGCAACGAGCGCGTCCTGGTCAAGCACGTCTACACCGCTAAGCAGACGTTCCTGGCTCTGTTGCGGGAAGTTCCGCAGCGCAGCACCACTGCGCACGGTACCCCATGTCTCATGCCCTGCATCGGCAGAGAACGCGCGAAACACGGCGCTGCCGAGCATGCCGGTTACACCCAGAATCAAAATCTTCATATCTATCCTTTAACTTCGGATTGTCTTATTAATCCGGCAACCCAATACCCCAAATCATGCTGCATACGCGATTTTGGGATGTCGGAAGTAGGAACGAATCCGCTCGGGCTTTGATTGAAGGCGCCGCATGACCGAGCGGACTCGGCCTTCCAACGCATCCCGACTTTTCAAACTTGGCCCGCTGCGCACCTGATGCTTGAGATCGCCATTCAGGTATTCGTCCGGGTTGAGCTCGGGGGCGTAGGCGGGCAGAAAGAACACCTCAATCCGTTCGCGCCGCCCCTCCAGCCAGGCTTTGACCTTCTTGCTGTGGTGCACGCGCAGGTTGTCCAAGACCAGGAAGACCTTGCGCCCGCTGGTATCCCGGATCAGTCGCCCCAGGAAGCGGATCAGCACGACCGCTGTCATGGTTTCCCGGTACAGCATGAAGCGCAGCTTGCCCCGGTTGGTCACCGTCGAAATCATGTTCGTGGCAAAGCGGCTTCCGCTGACTTCGCGTACGGGCGTCCGCCCTGCCGGGGCGTAGCTGCGCCCTGCATGACTGTCGCTGCGCAGGCCGGTTTCATCGCCCCAGTGGATCTCGCCGCCCTCGGCCTTGGCGCGCTGCTCGATCTTCGGATAC harbors:
- a CDS encoding TolC family outer membrane protein: MLRRLTLAFAIAATLPAWATDAAPGAVSNLLDVYRDAVAHDAELAAAQADYLARREALPQARAALLPNLSAGARLSDSHSRIDSPAASRSRSALVYQASLSQPLFRAERWFALQAAAALGEQAALEFSAAQQALILRSAEAYFAVLRSQDNLAASRAEEAALQRQLEQARERFAVGLADNTDRLDAQAAFDGAQADRLGTERQLADALQALYSLTERDHAHLAGIRHDLPILAPSPADAQSWVDTAVRQNLDLQASQFAVGAAEEQLRQRKAGHAPTLDAVADYQRGDNDGIGFVNSGQSGLPRYSGPAEQSSIGLQLNIPLYSGGLTQAQVREGQQRLLQREHQRERLRRQVVQDTRNLHRAIHTDVAQIAARRQGILSSRSALEATELGYQLGSRNAVDVINAQRQLYARVRDYNNARYDYILDTLRLKRTAGTLSPADLQALTGFLDSGYDPQRDFLPADLASGPDTARQ
- a CDS encoding FlgO family outer membrane protein, which gives rise to MSRCFRLLSCLVLVLSLSACAGYSQYLPRKSSPDVELSALIDKSAARMLRSNSELLKQSPVIAASFVNIDSLTESSTLGRLTSELFASALAREGMLVREVKMRDSLFIEENVGELILSREVQRLSAAHAARSILIGTYAVGQSQVYISVRLVRTSDSFVLGATDLRLPLNANVQALLGGGVQRW
- a CDS encoding polysaccharide biosynthesis protein, with the translated sequence MFRERLLGLKRRHKRLLQVVVDVLLVWLALWLAFVVRLGTDDLVDPLGGHLWLFILAPLLAIPLFIRLGMYRAVMRYLGNDALLAIVKAVSLSALLMALVVYWYRDAPALVPRSLVFNYWWLSLVLVGGLRLLIRQYFMGDWYAAGLGIPFVGRDDGLPRVAIYGAGAAGNQLVAALRMGKSMRPVAFIDDDDSIANRAIAGIKVYKPKHIQQMIDETGASEVLLAIPSATRGRRREILATLEPFPLHVRSVPGFMDLASGRVKVEDIQEVDIADLLGRDAVAPRAELFERCIRGQVVMVTGAGGSIGSELCRQIVTQGPTTLILFEHSEFNLYSIHQELEQQVCREALNLQLVPILGSIRNHGRLLDVLRTWRVNTVYHAAAYKHVPMVEHNIAEGVHNNVLGTLNTAQAAIQAGVEHFVLISTDKAVRPTNVMGSTKRLAEMVLQALSAEPAPLLYGDDSGVRHVNKTRFTMVRFGNVLGSSGSVIPLFREQIKRGGPVTVTHPKITRYFMTIPEAAQLVIQAGSMGQGGDVFVLDMGEPVRIAELAEKMIHLSGLSVRSEQNPRGDIAIEFSGLRPGEKLYEELLIGDNVTPTDHPMIMRANEAHLPWSAFREVLVELVTAVRCDDFQRVRQILRATVDGYKPEGEIVDWIHRQRLSTVAARERR
- a CDS encoding sugar transferase, encoding MIRLFDIVFSLLGLVFGAPVLLLLTVIGLFDTGSPIFCQVRVGREQKPFTLVKFRTMKVDTASVATHLASSSSITRFGHFLRKTKLDELPQLWNVLKGEMSLVGPRPGLFNQQELTAERARRGVYAVRPGITGLAQVSEIDMSTPALLAETDQRMIQSLTVGDYFKYIFMTVAGKGAGDRVVKKD
- a CDS encoding UDP-glucose 4-epimerase family protein, translated to MNILLTGSTGFLGRSLVRQLNLQKGVSLAVALRSQGAPTELVAHVVGEISTDTDWASAVAGQQVVIHAAARAHIMKDEVADPLAEYRRVNVEGTLSLARQAATAGAKRFIFISSIKVNGESTALGKPFRVSDIPAPEDPYGLSKLEAEQGLLQLADETSMEVVIIRPPLVYGPGVKGNFASMIKLVENGLPLPLGAIHNKRSLVGIDNLVDLIIHCIDHPAAANRVLLAGDGDDLSTTELLRAVGRAMGKSARLIPVPAAMLQLGAGLLGRKAMAQRLLGSLQVDISQTCELLDWKPPYTVEEGLRRCFLPLD
- the wecB gene encoding non-hydrolyzing UDP-N-acetylglucosamine 2-epimerase; its protein translation is MLKVMTLVGTRPELIKMSRVIAELDRQVNHVLVHSGQNYDYELNQVFFDDLEIRKPDHFLGAAGDTAAQTIAEVIAKADAVFELEKPDALLLYGDTNTCLAVIAAKRRKIPVFHMEAGNRCFDQRVPEELNRKVLDHLSDINMVLTEHARRYLIAEGIRPETIIKTGSHMHEVLDYYRPKIEASDVLAREGLEAGRFFIVSTHREENVDTPDNLRDLLATLRALADEYGFPLIVSTHPRTRKRLEALGESLEHPLIRFSKPFGLLDYIKLQMNAFCVLSDSGTITEEASLLNLPAVTLRNAHERPEGMDEGTLIMSGLKKDSVLEAVKVITSQHQGGRRVIPLVPDYEGGPVSLQVVRVVLSYTDYINRTVWRKS
- a CDS encoding polysaccharide biosynthesis protein; this translates as MFDNKVLMITGGTGSFGHTVLRRFLDTDVREIRIFSRDEKKQEDMRIALANDKVKFYIGDVRDYDSLKQAMVSVDYIFHAAALKQVPSCEFYPMEAVRTNVNGTENVLNAAIASGVKRVVVLSTDKAVYPINAMGISKAMAEKLMVAKSRMIPEGGTVVCATRYGNVMASRGSVIPLFIDQLRAGEPLTVTDPQMTRFLMSLEDSVDLVLHAFEHGQQGDLFVQKAPASTVGELAQALKELFGHDNPVRVIGTRHGEKLYESLVSREEMAKAEDMGRYYRIPADNRDLNYKKYFVEGEEKISELDDYTSHNTERLDVAGIKQLLLKLDYIKEQLNA
- a CDS encoding dTDP-4-dehydrorhamnose reductase family protein, coding for MKILILGVTGMLGSAVFRAFSADAGHETWGTVRSGAALRNFPQQSQERLLSGVDVLDQDALVAVLGKVRPDVVINCVGLIKQLADAKDPLTALPINAMLPHRLARLCELGGARLIHVSTDCVFSGRKGMYLESDPSDAEDLYGKSKYIGELHELPHAITLRTSIIGHELGSSNALVDWFLAQQGSVRGFTKAIFSGLPTVELARVMKDFVLAHPQLNGLYHVAAEPIDKFRLLSLVAAQYGKSIEIRPDDALVIDRSLDGSRFRAATGYVAPDWVELVRRMHQQRG
- a CDS encoding IS630 family transposase, with protein sequence MTSDARSLSPLEQREKRAIALRMREQGYTYRAIGEAVGVHLRTVAHWVAIAEHQGKEAAIEGGQRGSLPGERRSLSSEQESLIRTLLLDTMPDQLKLDFALWTRDAVRALIALHCGFQMPIRTVGEYLKRWGYTPQRPLKRAYQQKPEAIKRWLETEYPKIEQRAKAEGGEIHWGDETGLRSDSHAGRSYAPAGRTPVREVSGSRFATNMISTVTNRGKLRFMLYRETMTAVVLIRFLGRLIRDTSGRKVFLVLDNLRVHHSKKVKAWLEGRRERIEVFFLPAYAPELNPDEYLNGDLKHQVRSGPSLKSRDALEGRVRSVMRRLQSKPERIRSYFRHPKIAYAA